The Gemmatimonadota bacterium genomic interval CGAGCGTTCGATGCACTGCGCGCCGCGAGAGCCACGGCGTGACCCGGGTCAGCGCGGTGTTGAACACGAACACATCGGCCCGCCGGATCACCTTGCCCAACGACAGGACGAAGGTGAGGAGAAACTTGGTGTGCGGGTCCATGGATCCGCTAGTATCGCACAGCAGCGCCACGCGGGGGCGCTCGATGGGCCGCGCGCGCCGGGCGAACGTGAGCACCTCGCCCCTCGTCCCGATCGTGTGGCGCAGGCTCCGGCGGAGATCGATCAGCCCGCGGCCGCGGGTGGGTACGAGCCGGCGGCTGCGGCGCGTGGCGAGCCGTAGCGCGAGCCGCGCAATCACGCGGTCCATCTCGACCAGGTCCGTGTCCGTCCAGTGGTCGAACGGCTTGCGGCGCAGGAGCGGCTCAGGGCTGTAGCCGATCTCCTGGCCGCTGCCCGGTGTGAAGTCCTCTCCCTCGTCGCCGGTCTCGCGAAAAGGGGAACGCGCGGGCGCCGCATGCCGCACCGTGCGGCCCTGCACCGACGGCCGGTCTTTCCGGCGATCCACGTCCGGCAGCTCGGCCGGCGCCTCACGCCACCAGGCGTCGAAGAGCGCCGCAAAGGCCGGGCGGTCCGTGGGCTTGATCTTGAGCGCCACCCCGAGCGCGCGCCCGACCTCGGTCCGATCACCCACATCCACCAGGCCCAGTGCCTGGGCGCCGTCCACCTCGTCGGAGAGCCGCACCGCCACGCCTAGATCCCGCAGTGCACCACAGAACCGCGCGAGGTGCCGAACGAGGTCGCGGTCGCTCACCCCACCTCCCCCACCGCCGCGCGCGCTTCCTCCAGGAGCGCGCCGATCGTCTCGCCGTCCACGTCGGCCACGTCGCGTTGGCCCTTGAGGATGCACCCCAGCGTCATCGCCAC includes:
- a CDS encoding VWA domain-containing protein, translating into MSDRDLVRHLARFCGALRDLGVAVRLSDEVDGAQALGLVDVGDRTEVGRALGVALKIKPTDRPAFAALFDAWWREAPAELPDVDRRKDRPSVQGRTVRHAAPARSPFRETGDEGEDFTPGSGQEIGYSPEPLLRRKPFDHWTDTDLVEMDRVIARLALRLATRRSRRLVPTRGRGLIDLRRSLRHTIGTRGEVLTFARRARPIERPRVALLCDTSGSMDPHTKFLLTFVLSLGKVIRRADVFVFNTALTRVTPWLSRRAVHRTLERLATAAPDWSGGTRIGACLAEFVDRYVPGVVDHTTTVVILSDGLDSGDPAVLARAMRAIQSAARQVIWLNPLLGDSRYEPTARGMEAALPFVDHFAAAHTLESLERIVRLLAA